A stretch of Physeter macrocephalus isolate SW-GA chromosome 1, ASM283717v5, whole genome shotgun sequence DNA encodes these proteins:
- the NR1D2 gene encoding nuclear receptor subfamily 1 group D member 2 isoform X2 — MEVNAGGVIAYISSSSSASSPASCHSEGSENSFQSSSSSVPSSPTSTNSDNNGNPKNGDLSNIEGILKNDRIDCSMKTSKSSAPGMTKNHSAVTKFSGMVLLCKVCGDVASGFHYGVHACEGCKGFFRRSIQQNIQYKKCLKNENCSIMRMNRNRCQQCRFKKCLSVGMSRDAVRFGRIPKREKQRMLIEMQSAMKTMMNSQFSGHLQNDQLVEHHEQTALPAQEQLRPKPQLEQENIKSSSPSSDFAKEEVIGMVTRAHKDTFMYNQEQGENSAETMQPQRERIPKNMEQYNLNHDRCGSGLSSHFPCSESQQHLGGQYKGRNVMHYANGRAICITNGHCVNFSNAYTQRVCDRVSIDGCSQNENKNSYLCNAGGRMHLVCPMNKSPYVDPHKSGHEIWEEFSMSFTPAVKEVVEFAKRIPGFRDLSQHDQVNLLKAGTFEIDPG; from the exons ATGGAGGTGAATGCGG GAGGTGTGATTGCCTATATCAGTTCTTCCAGCTCAGCCTCTAGCCCTGCCTCTTGTCACAGTGAGGGCTCTGAGAACAGTTtccagtcctcctcctcctctgtcccaTCTTCTCCAACTAGCACTAATTCTGATAACAACGGGAATCCCAAAAATGGTGATCTCTCCAATATTGAAGGCATTCTGAAGAATGATCGGATAGATTGTTCTATGAAAACAAGCAAATCTAGCGCACCTGGGATGACAAAGAATCACAGTGCAGTGACAA AATTTAGTGGCATGGTTCTACTGTGTAAAGTCTGTGGGGATGTGGCGTCAGGATTCCACTATGGAGTTCATGCTTGTGAAGGCTGTAAG GGTTTTTTCCGGAGAAGCATTCAGCAAAACATTCAGTACAAGAAGTGCCTGAAGAATGAAAACTGCTCTATAATGAGAATGAATAGGAACAGATGTCAGCAGTGTCGTTTCAAAAAGTGTCTGTCTGTTGGAATGTCGAGAGATG CTGTTCGGTTTGGTCGTATTCCTAAGCGTGAAAAACAGAGGATGCTAATTGAGATGCAGAGTGCGATGAAGACCATGATGAACAGCCAGTTCAGTGGTCATCTACAGAATGACCAATTAGTAGAGCATCATGAACAGACAGCTTTACCAGCCCAGGAACAGCTGCGACCCAAGCCCCAGCTGGAGCAAGAAAACATCAAAAGCTCTTCTCCCTCTTCGGATTTTGCAAAGGAAGAAGTGATTGGCATGGTAACCAGAGCGCACAAGGATACCTTTATGTATAATCAGGAGCAGGGAGAAAACTCGGCAGAGACCATGCAGCCACAGAGAGAACGGATTCCTAAGAACATGGAGCAATATAATTTGAATCATGACCGTTGTGGCAGTGGGCTTAGCAGCCACTTTCCTTGTAGTGAGAGCCAGCAGCACCTCGGTGGACAGTACAAAGGGAGGAACGTAATGCATTACGCCAACGGGCGTGCCATTTGTATTACAAATGGACATTGTGTGAACTTCTCCAATGCATATACTCAGAGAGTATGTGATAGAGTTTCCATAGACGGATGTTCTCAGAATGAGAACAAGAATAGTTACCTGTGCAACGCTGGAGGGAGAATGCATCTG GTTTGTCCAATGAATAAGTCTCCATATGTGGATCCTCATAAATCGGGACATGAAATCTGGGAAGAATTTTCGATGAGCTTCACCCCGGCAGTGAAGGAAGTGGTGGAGTTTGCAAAGCGTATTCCCGGGTTCAGAGATCTCTCTCAACATGACCAGGTCAACCTTTTAAAGGCTGGGACTTTCGAG